A DNA window from Bacillus sp. 2205SS5-2 contains the following coding sequences:
- the upp gene encoding uracil phosphoribosyltransferase codes for MAKVYVFDHPLIQHKLTHIRDIETGTKEFRELVDEVATLMAFEITRDLPLQEIDVQTPVATAQAKVLSGKKLGIVPILRAGIGMVDGILKLIPAAKVGHVGLYRDPETLQPVEYYVKLPTDVEERDFIVVDPMLATGGSAIEAINSLKKRGAKNIKFMCLIAAPEGVELLKEAHPDVDIFIAALDEKLNEKGYIVPGLGDAGDRLFGTK; via the coding sequence ATGGCTAAAGTATATGTTTTTGATCATCCACTCATTCAGCATAAGCTAACACATATTCGTGACATTGAAACAGGAACTAAGGAATTTCGTGAGCTCGTTGATGAAGTGGCGACACTAATGGCGTTCGAAATTACGCGCGATCTACCATTGCAGGAGATTGACGTGCAAACGCCGGTCGCAACGGCTCAAGCTAAAGTCCTTTCCGGAAAAAAATTAGGAATTGTGCCTATCCTCCGTGCTGGAATCGGCATGGTCGACGGTATTTTAAAATTAATTCCGGCGGCAAAAGTAGGACATGTTGGCTTGTACCGTGATCCAGAAACGCTACAACCGGTCGAATATTATGTTAAGCTTCCGACAGACGTAGAAGAGCGTGATTTCATCGTCGTCGATCCGATGTTGGCAACGGGAGGGTCTGCGATTGAAGCTATCAACTCTCTCAAAAAACGCGGCGCAAAAAATATTAAATTTATGTGTTTAATCGCGGCTCCTGAAGGTGTAGAACTTCTTAAGGAAGCACACCCGGATGTCGACATCTTCATTGCGGCATTGGATGAAAAATTAAACGAAAAAGGTTATATCGTTCCTGGACTAGGGGACGCTGGTGACCGTTTGTTTGGTACAAAATAA